A window of Novipirellula caenicola contains these coding sequences:
- the fliE gene encoding flagellar hook-basal body complex protein FliE, whose translation MKPISTIAPPPRPANPFSTISSSKSEAAANVPTSGIDSFANLLSNQVNHVNSMQNNADGMVHSLLTGGDVNEAEVLTAVQKADLAFRMLLQVRNKLMEAYREVQQIQI comes from the coding sequence ATGAAACCGATTTCGACCATCGCACCGCCGCCACGCCCGGCCAATCCTTTTTCGACGATTTCCTCGTCGAAATCCGAGGCTGCTGCGAATGTGCCAACCTCGGGAATCGATTCGTTTGCCAATCTGTTGTCCAACCAAGTCAACCATGTCAACTCGATGCAAAACAACGCCGATGGCATGGTCCATTCGTTGTTGACCGGAGGCGACGTGAACGAAGCGGAAGTGTTAACCGCAGTTCAAAAGGCCGACCTCGCCTTTCGAATGCTGTTGCAAGTTCGCAACAAACTGATGGAAGCCTATCGCGAAGTTCAACAAATCCAAATCTAA
- the flgC gene encoding flagellar basal body rod protein FlgC, translated as MIRSIDISTSALVAQRTRLNAISGNIANMSSLTDENGEANPYRAREVVFQTDDSLTTSGASGVKVAEIKTSDADHRYRYQPNHPLAIKEGEWKGYVAYPNIDMTTQMVDAMETTRAYEANVGVMEISKNLSRETLTILA; from the coding sequence ATGATACGATCCATCGACATCAGCACGTCGGCCTTGGTCGCACAGCGAACTCGACTCAATGCGATCTCGGGAAACATCGCCAACATGTCGTCGCTGACCGACGAAAACGGCGAAGCGAATCCATACCGCGCTCGCGAAGTGGTCTTTCAAACGGATGATTCGCTGACAACATCCGGGGCATCCGGGGTCAAAGTGGCTGAGATCAAAACCAGCGACGCGGATCATCGCTATCGCTACCAACCCAACCACCCATTGGCCATCAAAGAGGGCGAGTGGAAAGGCTATGTGGCGTATCCCAACATCGACATGACGACCCAAATGGTCGACGCGATGGAAACCACCCGCGCCTATGAAGCCAACGTTGGTGTGATGGAGATTTCCAAAAACCTAAGCCGCGAGACGTTGACGATCCTCGCCTAA
- a CDS encoding beta-cystathionase produces MNLFTQSAEQIRETFKAMPMQSRMITLLLVAAIAIGLGFLVRGSGTTNHEVLFGGRVLGEQELDSVELAFSAAGLNDWEREGRRIRIPKAERAAYLAALQESATLPISLRSNVQAAIESNSAFDSSEQRNSREMHAKEQDLGSKIAAFNDVKWASVEYDRGERFGLSRSRPQSASVVVAPEGTDPLPRQRIQMIKDLIRGSFAGMTSDDVVVIDTNSSGVTDFNDDSDPLANKRREEEARYEQKVRKQLGGYGPDVRVAVYAEIDPTMDVQKTVLKYDAERTTLTDRSKKVDSQSNRPLNQGVPGTVPNAIGNRAASIEENAQTTRLKEDERESSGVAGQQYENSRIASLQVKRVRVSISLPQSYYQHVWVQNNLRDNPELEPSEIPPMRTADLEKLRLEVKSNIQKAVTPLLPEVNAGESKIELVEVTDYLNLPDPETPEPETAKIAMTWLAQSWQTIALIVLAVVALMVARGAIRGSGDAVPKDFSEGFGLELPTPPAEEEIEEKRVEAMEITGGTLKDELASIVEDNPEVAANVIRNWVGAA; encoded by the coding sequence ATGAATCTTTTCACACAGTCCGCTGAACAGATACGCGAAACATTCAAAGCGATGCCGATGCAATCGCGAATGATCACGCTGCTGTTGGTCGCTGCGATCGCGATCGGATTGGGATTTCTGGTTCGCGGCAGTGGCACGACCAACCACGAAGTCTTGTTCGGCGGTCGTGTGCTTGGCGAACAAGAACTCGATTCGGTCGAATTAGCTTTCAGTGCCGCGGGGCTGAACGATTGGGAACGCGAAGGTCGGCGGATTCGTATTCCCAAAGCCGAGCGTGCCGCCTATCTGGCGGCGCTGCAAGAATCGGCAACGCTGCCAATTTCGCTTCGCAGCAACGTGCAAGCGGCGATCGAAAGCAACAGCGCCTTCGACTCGAGCGAGCAACGCAATTCGCGTGAAATGCACGCCAAAGAACAAGATTTGGGCAGCAAAATCGCCGCCTTTAACGATGTCAAATGGGCCAGTGTCGAGTATGACCGTGGCGAGCGATTCGGGCTCAGCCGATCACGTCCGCAATCGGCCAGCGTCGTGGTCGCGCCCGAAGGCACGGATCCGCTGCCCCGGCAACGCATCCAAATGATCAAGGATCTGATTCGCGGTTCGTTCGCTGGAATGACTAGCGACGATGTCGTCGTGATCGACACCAATTCATCGGGCGTCACCGATTTCAATGACGACAGCGACCCACTGGCGAACAAGCGACGCGAAGAGGAAGCTCGTTACGAACAGAAAGTACGCAAACAGCTCGGCGGCTATGGGCCGGATGTCCGTGTCGCGGTGTACGCCGAGATCGATCCGACGATGGACGTACAAAAAACGGTGCTGAAATATGATGCCGAACGAACCACGTTGACCGACCGATCGAAAAAGGTTGATTCGCAAAGCAACCGGCCTTTGAACCAGGGAGTGCCAGGCACAGTCCCCAACGCGATCGGCAACCGAGCCGCCAGTATCGAAGAGAACGCGCAGACGACTCGTTTGAAAGAGGATGAACGCGAAAGCAGCGGCGTGGCGGGCCAACAATACGAGAACTCTCGAATCGCATCGCTGCAAGTCAAACGCGTCCGCGTATCGATCAGTCTTCCGCAAAGCTATTACCAACACGTCTGGGTTCAAAACAACCTGCGAGACAACCCAGAGCTAGAACCGTCCGAGATCCCTCCGATGCGAACCGCCGATCTCGAAAAATTGCGGTTGGAAGTGAAGAGCAACATTCAAAAGGCGGTCACTCCGCTGTTGCCCGAAGTGAATGCGGGAGAGAGCAAAATTGAACTGGTCGAAGTGACCGATTACCTGAACTTGCCAGACCCTGAGACGCCCGAACCGGAAACGGCCAAGATCGCAATGACGTGGCTGGCGCAATCATGGCAAACGATCGCTTTGATCGTATTGGCGGTGGTCGCGTTGATGGTCGCACGTGGTGCGATCCGCGGATCCGGTGACGCTGTGCCCAAGGATTTCAGCGAGGGCTTTGGGCTCGAATTGCCGACCCCACCAGCGGAAGAGGAAATCGAAGAAAAACGTGTCGAAGCGATGGAAATCACTGGCGGGACGCTCAAGGACGAATTGGCCAGCATTGTCGAAGACAACCCCGAAGTGGCCGCGAACGTAATCCGCAACTGGGTCGGTGCGGCATAA
- a CDS encoding FliG C-terminal domain-containing protein, with product MNAAHQTGANRDASLRRVAIVLSSLPSPVSAKLLASFDDAMRRSLRRTMTSLSDVDPLERQRALQAFKGSLESQQQRPARSSDGRLDEIQLQSNTINSNSSAASSVVKHDRESAAPTGSDSIPHTHTALSFLGDTEDEVLVAVIDGEHPQAIALVLASISPAQAARILPQLDGAVQKDALSRIGRLNDVPEEAVQELAAHLRNRVQQCLSTQQKRASQSTGQRALNAILAAMPQPKSEPPKSESHTASGPATPSQTSRETNRIADVTDSAIEDVQIHSLRIAPETQSTSAADRGGDRTGDRTLDRTAIHANSRKPQTSSLSTDAIHQHLISLTPLDLCQALGQVGTRQAMLTLCGLPNATAEAALRVLPKAYAKQVRSQMNTLGSLELREIDEAKSAVATASMQRTSAASPEKPTAMAA from the coding sequence ATGAATGCTGCTCATCAAACAGGAGCCAATCGAGACGCCTCGTTGCGACGAGTGGCGATCGTGCTGAGTAGCTTGCCAAGTCCGGTCTCGGCAAAGCTTCTCGCTAGCTTCGACGATGCCATGAGACGATCGCTGCGGCGAACGATGACCTCACTGTCCGACGTCGATCCGCTCGAACGTCAACGGGCACTGCAAGCATTCAAAGGGTCGTTGGAATCACAGCAACAGCGTCCGGCCCGGTCCAGTGACGGCCGCTTAGACGAAATTCAGCTGCAATCAAACACAATCAATTCCAATTCGTCGGCCGCAAGTTCGGTGGTGAAACACGACCGCGAAAGCGCCGCCCCCACCGGGTCGGATTCGATCCCTCACACGCATACCGCGCTTTCATTTTTGGGCGATACCGAGGACGAAGTGCTGGTCGCGGTCATTGATGGCGAGCACCCACAGGCGATCGCGCTAGTGTTGGCATCGATCTCGCCCGCACAGGCCGCTCGCATCCTACCGCAACTCGACGGCGCCGTCCAAAAGGATGCCTTGAGCCGGATCGGACGACTCAATGACGTCCCCGAAGAAGCGGTCCAAGAGCTCGCCGCTCATTTGCGAAACCGAGTCCAGCAGTGCCTTAGCACACAGCAAAAACGGGCCTCGCAATCGACCGGTCAACGGGCGCTCAATGCGATCTTGGCAGCCATGCCCCAACCGAAATCGGAGCCGCCAAAATCGGAATCGCACACTGCCTCGGGGCCTGCCACGCCGTCGCAAACCTCGCGTGAAACCAATCGCATCGCCGACGTGACGGATTCCGCAATCGAGGACGTGCAAATTCATTCGCTTCGCATCGCGCCGGAAACGCAATCCACATCGGCTGCGGATCGAGGGGGGGATCGAACAGGAGATAGAACGTTGGATCGAACCGCGATCCACGCCAACTCGCGTAAACCGCAAACCTCGTCGCTTTCGACCGATGCGATCCACCAACATTTGATCTCGTTGACGCCGCTTGATCTGTGTCAAGCACTCGGACAAGTCGGTACGCGGCAAGCGATGTTGACACTCTGTGGACTTCCCAACGCGACGGCCGAGGCGGCACTTCGCGTCCTGCCCAAGGCGTATGCGAAACAGGTTCGCAGCCAAATGAATACGCTTGGTTCGCTTGAATTACGCGAGATCGATGAAGCCAAATCGGCGGTCGCCACCGCGTCGATGCAGCGGACCTCCGCCGCATCGCCGGAGAAACCGACCGCGATGGCGGCGTAA
- the atpC gene encoding ATP synthase F1 subunit epsilon: MAIRCIVVTPERTEFDREADFVALPMADGELGILTGRAPMIGRLGFGTLRLQTAAGPERYFIDGGFAQVEGDVVSILTARATPVDLLDSEKARTTLNEALEMPSSTVQEAEIKETAVRRARGLLRASR, from the coding sequence ATGGCCATTCGATGTATTGTCGTCACGCCCGAGCGTACCGAGTTTGACCGCGAGGCCGACTTTGTGGCGCTACCGATGGCCGATGGCGAGTTAGGGATCCTGACGGGCCGCGCGCCGATGATCGGGCGACTCGGATTTGGCACGCTGCGGTTGCAAACCGCCGCCGGCCCCGAGCGTTACTTTATCGACGGTGGGTTTGCCCAAGTCGAAGGCGATGTGGTCAGCATTTTGACCGCACGTGCGACGCCGGTGGATTTGCTCGATAGCGAGAAGGCGCGAACGACGCTCAACGAAGCGCTCGAAATGCCCTCGTCAACGGTTCAAGAAGCCGAGATCAAAGAAACGGCCGTTCGCCGTGCCCGCGGTCTGCTGCGAGCCTCGCGATAG
- the fliJ gene encoding flagellar export protein FliJ yields MKYEFRFESILDLRQRERDEMGGLVGEANLAIAKIDQQIQELEQERQRLRNDDAQSRLGDVAVDRLLARGRFDLQLQADIHGLVQTRSKLEEELERRQQKLRDAETEVKKFQRMKELDRSQFQQEMNRREQMEIDEMNNRRFAIASRKLRDTNLD; encoded by the coding sequence ATGAAGTACGAATTTCGCTTCGAATCGATTCTTGACCTGCGTCAACGTGAACGTGACGAGATGGGGGGACTCGTGGGCGAAGCGAACCTGGCGATCGCCAAGATCGATCAGCAAATCCAAGAACTCGAACAAGAACGACAACGTTTGCGAAACGACGATGCCCAATCACGACTCGGTGACGTCGCCGTCGATCGCTTGCTCGCCCGAGGACGCTTTGACCTTCAATTGCAAGCCGACATTCATGGACTCGTTCAAACCCGTTCAAAACTGGAAGAGGAACTTGAACGACGACAACAGAAACTTCGCGATGCAGAAACCGAAGTCAAAAAGTTCCAGCGAATGAAAGAACTCGATCGCAGCCAATTCCAACAAGAAATGAATCGTCGCGAACAGATGGAAATCGACGAAATGAACAATCGTCGGTTCGCCATCGCCAGCCGAAAATTGCGTGACACTAACCTCGACTAG
- a CDS encoding FliH/SctL family protein → MAIVLKSERPSDPTNAARSVTGLAGFNLDDLADAGRSRIDECRKQVAAMLEQAKKDAELIRKQAHEQGYQDGLAKAAIDSEKKIKSQAETLAADSLKIIHNAVEHLHRIHEDWMQQYADSLTSIAIAAAEKVIRRQLANDETILVRWAEEALRSTRSATRLILAVHPETLVNLGQVFDELLASPDLPEQTMVEPDETVARDAVIVRQPGGEIRAGLEEQLLRLQELLV, encoded by the coding sequence ATGGCCATTGTTTTAAAATCAGAACGTCCGTCAGACCCGACGAATGCCGCGCGTAGCGTGACCGGTTTGGCCGGCTTCAATTTGGACGACCTTGCCGACGCCGGTCGCAGCCGGATTGACGAATGTCGCAAACAAGTCGCCGCGATGTTGGAACAAGCCAAGAAAGACGCGGAATTGATTCGCAAACAGGCTCACGAGCAGGGTTACCAAGACGGGTTGGCCAAGGCCGCGATCGATTCCGAGAAAAAGATCAAATCACAAGCTGAAACTCTGGCTGCCGACTCGCTGAAAATCATTCACAACGCGGTCGAACATTTGCATCGAATCCACGAGGATTGGATGCAGCAATATGCCGACTCGCTGACGTCGATCGCGATCGCGGCCGCAGAGAAAGTCATCCGTCGCCAACTCGCAAACGACGAAACAATCCTTGTTCGCTGGGCCGAAGAGGCACTGCGAAGCACACGTTCGGCCACTCGGTTGATCTTAGCCGTCCATCCGGAAACGTTGGTGAATCTCGGCCAAGTCTTTGACGAACTGCTTGCGTCGCCGGATTTGCCGGAACAAACGATGGTGGAACCCGATGAAACGGTCGCACGCGATGCGGTCATCGTCCGCCAACCAGGCGGCGAGATCCGTGCGGGACTCGAAGAGCAACTGCTGCGATTACAGGAACTGTTGGTATGA
- a CDS encoding immunity 22 family protein — protein sequence MNISHIWIGVFDSGAPDDYFVEHYSDDDDAPINLFAAEQDETFYDHDWLEISFVDASESTDVRLFVDGHSYSEDYLDAVVEKAAGLGIERINVFVLADKNEFSSPRSVVGEKYRLEYLGEFTCNT from the coding sequence ATGAATATCTCACACATCTGGATCGGCGTCTTCGATTCCGGTGCCCCCGATGACTACTTCGTCGAACACTACTCTGACGACGATGATGCACCCATCAATCTCTTTGCCGCGGAACAAGACGAAACGTTCTACGATCACGATTGGCTCGAAATCAGTTTCGTTGATGCTTCCGAATCCACTGATGTCCGTTTATTTGTTGACGGTCACTCATATTCGGAGGATTACCTTGACGCAGTCGTGGAAAAGGCTGCGGGCTTGGGCATTGAACGGATCAATGTCTTTGTTCTTGCCGACAAGAACGAGTTCAGCAGCCCCAGGTCTGTCGTCGGAGAAAAATATCGCCTCGAATACCTCGGGGAATTCACATGCAACACCTAG
- a CDS encoding ATPase, with product MSHLWIDPNSCESLAILVESVASVLLTQNPAPICLEVDIDSSIKLPANPNQTVDLIRSMVIQAVAEMTEGGELTITAVDGPNGLELEVADTGRAIELRETRIPFAVAAVGARIHWQNCPQGGAAATVVFRPQQGAARIAA from the coding sequence ATGTCACATCTTTGGATCGACCCAAACAGCTGTGAATCTTTAGCGATTCTTGTCGAATCCGTGGCATCCGTCCTGTTGACGCAGAATCCGGCTCCGATTTGCTTGGAAGTCGACATCGATTCGTCCATCAAATTGCCCGCCAATCCAAACCAAACCGTCGACCTGATCCGCAGCATGGTGATCCAGGCTGTCGCAGAAATGACCGAGGGTGGCGAGTTGACGATTACCGCCGTTGATGGCCCGAACGGATTGGAATTGGAGGTCGCTGATACCGGACGCGCAATCGAGCTCCGCGAAACTCGCATCCCGTTTGCCGTCGCTGCGGTGGGAGCCCGAATTCATTGGCAAAATTGTCCTCAGGGAGGCGCTGCCGCGACAGTCGTTTTCCGCCCACAACAGGGAGCTGCCCGCATCGCAGCGTAA
- a CDS encoding FliI/YscN family ATPase, translating into MSAATFKYKITPPKIHQPETASRIIREAMTNHITGRIAAVRGDAIELEGMTAPIGAICEVCPDTPNSRLARVIGFQGVRPIIAPLETMAPIAAGDKVRMVGGSMNLRAGASLCGRVIDALGRPIDGKPLPDDLSPVDSTRMAPESLDRPPIDTPLQTGVRAIDSMLTCGNGQRLGIFAGSGVGKSTLLGMLARGSSADRIVICMVGERGREVQEFIQRSLGEAGLRRSVVVVATSDRPAAQRIAATWTATAIAESFRDEGKNVLLLMDSVTRLAMAQRELGLASGEPPTTRGYPPSVFNLLPQVVERAGRTTLGSITAFYTVLVEGDDNNEPIADTLRGLLDGHIVLSRDLAAQAQWPPIDVLQSLSRLQSHLVSPATLNAASEVRRYLSDYKKNADLISIGAYRNGSDPNVDRAISMREPLKRFLSQDAKEIAPMEQSLAVLEGLIAAQAPAAPAAPAAAAPAAASPQPQKPTTPPRAVPPAR; encoded by the coding sequence ATGAGTGCGGCCACGTTCAAGTACAAAATCACCCCACCCAAGATCCATCAACCCGAGACCGCGTCGCGGATCATTCGCGAAGCGATGACCAATCACATCACCGGACGAATTGCGGCGGTGCGTGGGGACGCGATCGAATTGGAAGGGATGACCGCACCGATCGGGGCGATCTGCGAGGTTTGTCCGGACACCCCGAACAGTCGACTTGCACGCGTGATCGGTTTTCAAGGCGTACGGCCGATCATCGCGCCGCTAGAAACGATGGCTCCGATCGCGGCCGGCGACAAAGTACGGATGGTCGGTGGGTCAATGAATCTACGAGCCGGTGCGTCACTGTGTGGCCGGGTCATCGACGCGTTGGGGCGTCCGATCGACGGCAAACCGCTTCCCGATGATTTGTCCCCCGTCGACAGCACGCGAATGGCACCGGAATCACTCGACCGCCCGCCGATCGACACGCCGCTGCAAACCGGCGTCCGCGCGATCGACAGCATGTTGACCTGTGGCAACGGCCAACGGCTGGGCATTTTCGCAGGCTCGGGCGTCGGCAAAAGCACGTTGCTCGGCATGTTGGCGCGGGGATCAAGTGCGGACCGTATTGTGATTTGCATGGTTGGCGAGCGAGGTCGTGAAGTCCAAGAATTCATTCAGCGAAGCTTGGGCGAAGCAGGGCTGCGGCGAAGCGTCGTGGTCGTCGCCACCAGCGATCGACCGGCGGCACAACGAATCGCGGCAACGTGGACCGCGACGGCGATTGCGGAATCGTTTCGCGACGAAGGCAAAAATGTCCTGTTGCTGATGGACTCGGTCACTCGATTGGCAATGGCCCAGCGGGAGCTTGGACTCGCATCGGGTGAACCGCCCACCACACGCGGCTATCCCCCCAGCGTTTTTAATCTGCTGCCTCAAGTGGTTGAAAGGGCAGGGCGGACCACGCTTGGATCGATCACAGCGTTTTACACCGTGTTGGTCGAAGGCGACGATAACAATGAACCGATCGCCGACACGCTGCGTGGACTGCTCGATGGCCACATCGTGCTCAGCCGTGATCTGGCGGCACAAGCCCAGTGGCCTCCGATTGATGTGCTGCAGAGTTTGAGCCGATTGCAAAGCCATCTCGTTTCACCGGCCACTCTGAATGCGGCCAGCGAAGTACGACGCTACCTGAGCGATTACAAGAAGAACGCCGACTTGATTTCGATCGGAGCCTATCGCAACGGCAGTGACCCGAACGTCGATCGAGCGATCTCGATGCGGGAACCGCTAAAACGATTCCTCTCGCAAGACGCCAAGGAGATTGCCCCGATGGAACAATCACTCGCGGTCCTCGAAGGATTGATCGCGGCGCAAGCCCCCGCCGCCCCCGCCGCCCCCGCCGCCGCAGCACCTGCTGCAGCGTCACCCCAGCCTCAAAAACCAACGACGCCGCCCCGTGCCGTGCCGCCGGCGCGTTAG
- a CDS encoding flagellar hook-length control protein FliK: protein MSESQATSGTAALRSSTQSRLRSFGTQLQSIDPSNGIIDAFADVFAQISAIESPQSEKSVSAPQQQSPSASESSSQSEQDDDAAAIDSHDVDDAEAPTEESAAELPTVATTAVSDTDEATESEADDEETAEEDRIVAESDADDNATANDAAVLAAATVQTNTEDNDLGDETSASQTTELETKVITASTEQDSSKQTSSQSQTETSTDPLAPVSKMDTDTEDASDESSTAADTVSADVTSETETNSSDHQRDSRHRRRDHFGPVGGGDRANGNQTSGGQADPASVARNGQTNSVNASATATLPIPDFVQPPETVSAVTANVSTAVQQAVEAITSSAAAASAGAARMTANANSSSATSSSSATGNNSGAIGGSSATPSADDATTQRTDKSGTSSTTDLISRAKLIQRVSRAFQHLGPDGGNVRLRLAPAELGTVRLEMQIKSNKIQTRVVAETEAAAAALRENLPELRARLQSQGMQIEQLSVEVEKDPQSGERSFSGHQSGAEQGGAGYSSGDRWQSPRQSSRPRPTRDHSASAVDNQTTTPQIASQRSGVDVKL, encoded by the coding sequence ATGAGCGAGTCGCAAGCGACATCCGGCACCGCCGCCTTACGCAGTTCCACGCAAAGTCGGTTGCGTTCATTCGGCACCCAGCTGCAATCGATTGATCCATCCAATGGCATCATTGACGCTTTTGCAGACGTGTTTGCTCAAATCTCGGCGATTGAATCACCGCAGAGCGAGAAAAGTGTTTCCGCGCCGCAGCAGCAGTCACCCTCGGCGTCCGAATCATCTTCGCAATCCGAGCAGGATGATGACGCCGCTGCGATCGATTCCCACGACGTCGACGATGCAGAGGCCCCGACCGAAGAATCCGCAGCCGAGTTGCCAACGGTCGCGACCACCGCTGTGTCTGATACTGACGAAGCCACCGAATCCGAAGCCGACGATGAAGAGACGGCCGAAGAAGACCGCATCGTTGCCGAGTCTGATGCCGATGACAACGCCACTGCCAATGACGCAGCCGTGTTAGCCGCCGCGACCGTCCAAACCAATACCGAGGACAACGACCTCGGCGATGAGACGTCGGCCAGCCAAACCACCGAGCTTGAAACCAAGGTAATCACTGCCTCGACAGAGCAAGACTCGTCCAAACAAACCTCTTCGCAATCGCAAACCGAAACGTCGACTGACCCGCTCGCTCCGGTTTCAAAAATGGACACCGATACTGAGGACGCGAGCGACGAGTCCTCGACCGCTGCTGACACGGTATCGGCCGACGTGACCTCGGAAACCGAAACCAATTCGAGCGATCATCAACGCGATTCACGGCATCGCCGCCGCGATCATTTTGGTCCCGTAGGCGGTGGTGATCGAGCAAACGGTAATCAAACCAGCGGCGGTCAAGCCGACCCAGCGTCGGTCGCTCGCAACGGGCAAACGAATTCCGTCAACGCGTCCGCCACGGCCACTCTGCCGATCCCCGATTTTGTGCAGCCGCCGGAAACCGTATCGGCCGTCACCGCAAACGTATCGACCGCCGTCCAACAAGCGGTCGAAGCGATCACGAGTTCGGCGGCAGCAGCGAGTGCGGGTGCCGCTCGGATGACTGCCAATGCAAACTCATCGTCGGCGACGTCAAGCAGCAGTGCGACGGGAAACAACAGCGGAGCCATCGGCGGTTCGAGTGCCACCCCATCAGCGGACGACGCGACAACCCAACGCACCGATAAAAGCGGCACCTCGTCGACGACCGATTTGATTTCGCGTGCCAAATTGATCCAACGTGTCAGCCGCGCCTTCCAACATCTCGGCCCCGACGGTGGCAACGTTCGGTTGCGTTTGGCGCCTGCCGAGTTGGGTACGGTCCGCTTGGAAATGCAGATCAAATCAAACAAGATACAAACGCGAGTGGTCGCCGAAACCGAAGCGGCCGCTGCGGCGCTTCGCGAGAACCTGCCTGAACTGCGAGCACGGCTGCAATCGCAAGGGATGCAGATCGAGCAATTGTCGGTCGAAGTCGAGAAAGACCCGCAATCGGGCGAGCGTTCCTTTAGCGGGCACCAATCCGGGGCAGAGCAGGGCGGGGCAGGGTACTCGTCGGGTGATCGTTGGCAATCACCTCGCCAATCGTCTCGACCACGCCCCACACGCGATCACAGCGCCTCGGCAGTGGATAACCAGACGACCACGCCGCAGATCGCATCGCAACGCAGCGGTGTGGATGTGAAGCTGTAG
- a CDS encoding flagellar basal body rod protein FlgB, whose protein sequence is MLGLFKSTTIPALEQSLTFSERRHELLAGNIANLDTPGYRSRDLDESEFQNALAESIQDSRRTRPTDSIGAVTRDDIYAGPRAASEQVVFHDGSDVSLESQITEIAKNQHLHGLAITTMRSQFSLLRAAITERA, encoded by the coding sequence ATGCTTGGCCTTTTCAAATCCACCACGATTCCAGCACTCGAGCAATCGTTGACGTTCTCGGAGCGTCGTCACGAATTGCTGGCCGGCAATATCGCTAACCTCGATACGCCAGGTTACCGATCACGCGATCTGGATGAGTCGGAGTTTCAAAACGCCCTTGCTGAATCGATTCAAGACTCCCGACGCACTCGCCCCACTGACTCGATCGGCGCGGTCACCCGCGACGACATCTACGCTGGTCCTCGGGCGGCGTCGGAACAGGTCGTTTTTCACGATGGCAGCGACGTGTCACTGGAAAGCCAGATCACGGAAATCGCCAAGAACCAACACCTGCACGGACTCGCCATCACGACGATGCGAAGCCAGTTTTCGCTGCTGCGAGCCGCGATCACCGAACGCGCTTAG